TTAACCCATCGAGCTGTCATACAAAGCATATCTTTTCATGCAATATCAGAATGTTTTATGTTAGGGCAGTAAAGATCAATGAATATTTGTAATGTATATGGAAATCTGATTAAGACAAGGTCAACTCAACACccagtgattaataaacatggTTCACGCAGGTACATCATGTTTCCTGTGTTTCTCACATTCCTGCAAATAAGTGATTACaatcaaaatatacaaaatactcGCATGAATACACGTTATGTCACTAGGCTATCACTGAAAAGTAATGTTAAGTGTTGCTGTTGAAATTTGCTTAGTTTAGCAATTTTGTCAGTAAGATTTTGCCGTAATcaatgagtgcgtgtgtgtttgtatatgtttacagTAACAACATGCTGTATCCAAAAGAGGACAAAGAGAACCGCATCCTCCTCTATGCTGTAAGTCACCAAAGCACAGGGCTGTCAGTCTGTAGATCTGTAATCACCCTttttcacatgtgtgtgtgtgcgcactctCTTACATGAACAGTGCAGGAACTGCGATTATCAGCAGGAAGCCGATAACAGCTGCATCTATGTGAACAAAATCACACACGAAGTTGAGTGAGTATAGACGCAACCTCATCActgtcacatcacatcatttagaaggaaaaaaatagcaGAAAGAATGAAAGTTTTAGACTACAAATGGAGTTCACTGCTACATACCACTAGACATCTATAACCAATAGACTGTTAgataatatataatagataTCATATTAGAGTGTACAGCATATTTCTACCAACAATGTGTTTCCTAAATTAGCTAGTTATCGTGAATTGGCACCTGTTGAAGGTTGActgcattttgtttgtgtttctacaGCGAGCTCACACAGATAATTGCTGATGTGTCTCAGGATCCAACACTGCCTCGTACTGAAGATCATCCATGCCCTAAGTGAGTGCTGCATTCAAACAACTATATATAGGTCtgatacttgtgtgtgtgtgatactgtcCTCATTACAACTACAAACATCTGTTACTTTACAGttcattcaaatatatttagGGTTTTTTAACGGGTCTTCTTACTTTACTTAGGAATGGGAATTGTAGTCAGTGAGTAACTCTTTAAATTCTGATACCTACAACACGAAAAAGTGAAAATCACTGGGCTGCATAAAAGGCTGGCTCTACAAAATGAGTAACTTTACAATGATGGACTATAATGTGTTTTGTGAgacttttcttcctgttttaatttttttacaaaaacacatcagaaTGATGTAAGCATGCACAGGCCCAGATTTTTAAGCACGCAGGTCAGTGGGGTTAGTGGGAAGTGGGGAGTATGGGACGATTGTGCTTGGCCAACAACTTCAACCTTTCTTAGAGTGAGCATGCCCTGTGTTgtgtaataagtgtgtgtgtttttttttttttttttttttttttttagatgtggCCACAAGGAGGCAGTGTTCTTCCAGTCACACAGCATGAAGGCTGAGGTACACAATTACATAATGAATAATTTCAGTATGTACATTTACAAAACAATGAATAAGCACAGACAGGATGTGTAGACAATTGGTTTGACAATGGAGCGAATGAAGGGCgtgtaaatgtatttgtgtttaatttgaactattgtttgtgtgtttgtgtgttgtaggATGCAATGAGGCTGTACTACGTGTGTACGGCTCCACACTGTGGACACAGATGGACAGAGTGAGGGAGAAGTGGATAGATTCAGTCACTTAATTCATCTCTAAGGCTAATGGGTTACAGGGCCTTCCGTGTGAAATGACTCTTCTTTAGCTAAACCACATcagtttgtgtgttcagaggactaagatgtgtgtgtgataatggaTGCTTATAGtgttttcttattaaaatattttttaaagaattcatgatttttagttttttgtaaaataattatgCACTAAAGAGacacaataaaattaaatattacatttttaagaaCATTCAGTTTATGTAGTGTTTTTTTCCAAAGGTATTGGAACAGCAATGTCAATTCTTTGGTTGTGGGGTGTTTTTTAGAATACACTATACACGACATTTGGGGTTGAGATCTAAATATGATCTGATATTTATATCTAGatgtaattaaacaaacaagaaactTTGACTGCAACCTTTGGTGGCAAGCAACCCAATTATAGGAGAACAAAACTACTGAAGTAAACAGGGGCGTCGTAAGTGGGGGGAAAACGGTGACTGAGTACATAGGGCCCTGGCATGTGAGGGGCCCTAGACGAtcattttataatttgtattaatgttattatgttattatctGCGCGATCTATTTGACAGTCACGCGTTTGTGCTACTTCTAGTTCTCTGCTGCTTCGACACGAATCTACGTAGACCCCTCCCACCTCGAGCGTGcatgcagcaatgcacagactGGACATAATTTTATTGGTTGCCTAGAAGCGATGTAAAGCGCACATTGGCTGTGAGGGACAGTAGATAGTGCGCGGACTTGGTGGATGATACAGGGGAGTTTGTGAGTGTTCCGCCGGTGTTGACAAACGCGAAACTCGGCGCCGCCGTTACACATGATATCGAAATCTGGCTATCCgaaaagaaaggagagggaggagagaaaaagaaaacaaaatgagggaaaacaaaaactcacaagtttttttttctaaagagaGCAGGTGAGATCTAAAGCACCGCACAATGTCGATCTGTTTTAGTCAGTGCTAGCCAGTAAAATAAATGCTTGCTAAGTTGTTGCACAATTGTCTCTATTTCCATGAGACACAACTTGTTTCCAAGCATGTGATGAATGTTCTTATCATACTACTAAACTCTGAAGTAACACGGAAAGTGTGAGAAGCATTTTTAGAgattaaatgtgaatataaaaaaatgtttgccaTGTTGTCAATATcataatccatttttttttttttttgtatttattttgtttattgttttttttttttagatttagccAGATCTGCTTTTGAGGCAAGGTGCTATTTGCACTTCTTTTTTGGAAATACTGCAATGTTTTACATCACAAAGGATTACATGTTGATTTAATGTTTGattgtatttgtaaataaaacacagttcagttaaatattgttaaactgcatttttctataaaaaaagatACGGAGTTGTTCcatctattttaaaggttagGACATATTATGATCAAAATATGATATGCAGTGCTGCTGCATTGACATGAATGCAAATAACACATTGTTATTCTATTTTAT
Above is a window of Tachysurus vachellii isolate PV-2020 chromosome 9, HZAU_Pvac_v1, whole genome shotgun sequence DNA encoding:
- the polr2i gene encoding DNA-directed RNA polymerase II subunit RPB9, which translates into the protein MRNEIVAAPRVLLLIRLFVLLFGCNKACMDLESGPCEPGFVGIRFCQECNNMLYPKEDKENRILLYACRNCDYQQEADNSCIYVNKITHEVDELTQIIADVSQDPTLPRTEDHPCPKCGHKEAVFFQSHSMKAEDAMRLYYVCTAPHCGHRWTE